The Gloeobacter violaceus PCC 7421 DNA window GGGCGCTTACCGGTTCGGTGGACAGGCTTTCGCGGATCGTTTTGGCAATGCCGCTCGGGGTCAATCCCAGCAGGTCGAGGAGTTGCGAGCGGCCGGCGTGGGTGACAAATTTGTCGTCGATGCCGATTCTGAGGGTCGGCACGGCAATCCCGCCGTCCATGAGCGCTTCGAGCACCGCCGAGCCGAAGCCGCCCATGCGGCAGCCTTCTTCGACCGTTACCACCCGGCCGATGCGGCGGGCCAAAGGCAACAGCAATTCGGTGTCGAGGGGCTTGGCGAAGCGGGCGTTGACCACCGTCGCGTCGATGCCGTGTTCGCTCAGCAGCGCCGCCGCCTGCAGCGACGGGTGAACCATCGTGCCGATAGCCACGATGAGCAAGTCGTCGCCGCTGCGCAGCACCTCGGCTTTACCTATCGGTACCGGATCCCAGCCCTCGGCCATCAACGGCGCGCCGGAGCCCGATCCGCGTGGGTAGCGCACGGCGATCGGGCCCTTGGTGTACTGAATGCCGGTCACCATCATCCGCTGCAATTCGGCCTCGTCCTTGGGGGCCATCACCACCAGACCAGGAATCTGGCGCAGGTAGGCCAGGTCGAAGACGCCGTGGTGGGTGGGGCCGTCCTCGCCCACCACTCCGGCGCGGTCGAGGCAGAAGAAGACCGGCAGATCCTGAATCGCCACGTCGTGGATGATCTGATCGAAGGCGCGCTGCAGGAACGTCGAGTAGATGGCCGCCACCGGACGCATCCCGTCGGCAGCCAGGCCGGCCGCCATCGTCACGGCGTGCTGCTCGGCAATGCCCACATCGAAGTAACGATCGGCAAAGCGCTCTTTGAATTTGTCGAGACCGGTGCCGGTGGGCATCGCGGCGGTGATGCCCACAATCTTTTCGTTTTGCTCGGCAAGTTTTACCAGGGTCTGGGCGAAAACCGATGTGTAGGCGGGCGGGGTCGGTTTGCTGGCCGGTTTGGCCTTGCCGGTGGCCAGATCAAAAGCACTCTGGGCGTGGTACTTGATCTGGTTTTGCTCGGCCACCTCGTAGCCCTTGCCCTTGACGGTGATCGCGTGCAAGAAGACCGGCCCCGGCAGCGAATGGGCAAATTCAAAGGTTTCGATCAAATCGCCCAGGTTGTGGCCGTCGATGGGACCCAGGTAGGTAAAGCCCAGTTCTTCGAAGATGACCCCCGCCTTCGAGCGGGTCATGGTCATGTACTTGACGGTGTCTTTGAAGCGCTCGAATTCGGGGCTGAACGTGGGACCGACCAGCGGAATGTTGCGCAGTTGCGTCTCGAGGTTGCTGCGGATCTGGCGCAGGGCCGGGTCGGTGCGCAGCCGGTTGAGATAGAGCGACAGCCCCCCGACGTTTTCGGAAATGGACATTTCGTTGTCGTTGAGGATAACCATCAGGTTGGTCTTGCTCAGATGCCCGGCGTGGTTGAGAGCTTCGAGGGCCATGCCGCCGGTGAGCGCCCCGTCGCCGATGATCGCCACGACTTTGCGGTTGAGCCCCTGGAAGTCCCGCGCCAGGGCCATTCCCAAAGCTGCTGAGATGCTCGTGGAGGCGTGACCCGCCCCCCAGCAGTCGAAGGGGCTCTCGGCGCGCTTGAGGTAGCCGGCGAGGCCGTCTTTTTGGCGCAGGGTATGAAAGTTCGCGTAGCGCCCGGTGAGCATCTTATGGGGGTAAGCCTGGTGGCCCACGTCCCATACCACCCGGTCGCGGTCGAGATCGAGCGTCTTGTAGAGAGCCAGGGTCAATTCGACCACCCCCAGGCCGGGGCCGAGGTGACCACCCGTCGCCGCCACCGTCTGCAGGTGCTTGTCGCGAATTTGCTGGGCCAGTCGGCCGAGTTGAGAGACAGAAAGATCGCGCAGCTGGTTCGGGTGGGAAAGATCGCTCAGATTCATGCTTTGCTCTGCTGTGCTCCCATCAAATATAACGAAATGTGCACCGACGCGCGCAAAGCGCCCGAATTGGCCGTTGCCCGGGTAAGTATTACCGCTTACCCGCCGCGGAAAGTCCAGGGCACTGCCCCCTAGCGCCCAAGTCGGACCTGTCCGGCCGCCGCGAGTTCGCCGGGTGCGTAGACGCCGCTCTCGACGATGATCCCGGTGACGAGAGAGGCCGGGGTGACGTCGAAGGCGGGATTATAAAATTCGACGCCCTGCGGGCAGAGGGCCACGCCTTCGATGGCGCGCATCTCTTCGCTGTCGCGCTGTTCGATCGGGATCTGTTCTCCGCTCGACAGATTCAAGTCCACCGTCGACCAGGGGGCGGCTACAAAGAAGGGCACACCGTAGTGCCTGGCGATAATCGCCACGCCGCAAGTGCCGATCTTGTTGGCGGTGTCGCCGTTGGCGGCGATCCGGTCGGCCCCCACCACCACCGCGTCCACCAGCCCCCGGCCGATGACGTGGGCGGCCATCGTGTCGGCCAGGACCGTGACCGGGATGCGCTCGTGCACCAGTTCCCAGGCGGTGAGGCGCGCCCCCTGCAGGCGCGGACGGGTCTCGTCGGCATAGACGCGCTCGAGTCTGTCGGCGCGGTGGGCGGAGCGCACCACCCCGAGGGCGGTGCCGTAACCGGCGGTGGCGAGCGCTCCGGCGTTGCAGTGGGTGAGCAGGCGCAACCGCTCGGGGGCGGCGGGCAGGGCCAGAAGGCCGTGCTCACCGATGGCGCGGCAGGTGGCGATGTCCCCTTCGAGGATGGCCGTCGCCTCGCGCTCCAGGCGCGCGAAGCTCGGATCCCGGCGTGCGACGGTGAGCATCCGGTCGATAGCCCAGAACAAATTGACGGCGGTGGGCCGGGTGGCGCGCAGGGTGGCGGCCACCCGCTCCAGGTGGGTGATCGGATCGCCCTGGGGTGCTTCTTGCCAACCCAGCACCATGCCGAAGGCGGCGGCCACCCCGATGGCGGGCGCCCCGCGCACGATCATCGTGCGGATGGCGGTGGCCATCTGATCGCTGGTGCGAATTTCGATGGTGCGGTAGATCCCTGGCAGGACCGTTTGATCGATGAGCACGCAGGTGTGCCCATTCCACTGCACGGGCCGGATTTCGGACTGGACGGCGCTAAAAGTCATGGGTCGATAATACCAAGAGCATCGGTGCCCGGAGCCACCAGCCTTGTGCGCGATGCCAGTTCGGTCGAAACCGGTGGGCTGGCCAATCCGGTGCAATCTACTGTTGAACTGTTGGGATCGGTACTGATGTCGGCTTTGGCGATCTTTGTGCCGGTGCTCGCCGCGCTGGTGGCGGCGATTGTGGTGTTCGTGCTGATGGGGCGGCGGCGGCGGTTCACCACTGCAGCCTGGGGTTATTAAAGCCACGATTCAAATTGTGATGCAGCGATCAGTTTGCATCGGGTAGAACTGTTGTACTATGCTTCAGATTAATTTGTACAACCGACAGCGGAGTAAAGATGGCACCACTTCAAGGCAGAGATTTACTGAAGTTGATCAAAGAAAATCAAGGCAAAAGTGCCAAGCAGCTTGCCGAACTTGCCGGATACACGACCACCACCAAGTCGGGACAAAAGCGGGTCAAAATGCTCGCCTTTCAAAGTGCAATCTTGCAAGCAAACAATATCTCTCTCATCCCGCGCCACGAAGAGGGCGAAGGGGTACGCGGCGGACGCAAAGCAAGTTATCGCATCCAGGTTCAGCAAAACGGCAACTTGCTCATCGGTACTGCCTACACGCGGCAAATGGGATTGGAGCCCGGCACGGAGTTTGAAATTCAGATCGGCCGCAAACACATCAAACTTGTGCAACTCGACAGCCCCGACAGCCCCCAGACCAACGAGGATTGATCCGTCTGATTCGAAGTTTCTCCATCGTCAATGTCCAGCTAGTCGGATCATCGTTGGGCAAACTGTTCACAGAGCACTTTTTTGAGTTATGGATCAAATTGCAATTGCCGCGCCGAACCATCGTCGTGAAACGACTGTGTTCCCCGGCCGACCAGTTCGACTTGGACGTCGCGGTCGGGCCTGGGGTGGTCGCCGTGGCGTTCGTCGAAGGTGACGCGGGTGCCCTCGACTCGGACGGTGGTGAGCGTCCACTGGTGCTTCCGGTAGGCAAAGCTGTGTCCGTCGTCCTCGTAGAGTGTGCCGGTACCATGGCCGGGAAAGACGCGCCAGATCAGGCCGGTGGGTGGCCAGTCGCCGGTGTGTTGCCTCACCGGTGCCATCGGGATGGCGGCCCCCGCCCGTACAAAAAGCGGCAGCCGTTCGAGGGAGGCCGGGGCGAGGATCCAGCCAGGCCCCGTATGGCCTTTGCCGCTCCACCAGTCGTACCAGGTGCCCCCTGGCAGGTAGACCGCCCGGCAATCGACCCCGGGCCGCAGCACCGGGGCGGCCATCAGTGCAGGACCGAGCATGACCTGATCGTGCAGATGGTAGGTGCGCTCGTCGTCGGGATAGTGGTAGAGAAGTGGTCTCAGGACGGGCTCCCCTGCCGTTGATGCGCGCCAAAACAGCGAATAGAGATAGGGCAATAACCGGTAGCGCAGTTCGATGTACTCGCGGCAGATATTTTCGACCCGCTCGCCAAAGACCCAGGGTTCGTGGCGGGCGGTGCCGAGGGCCGAGTGGGCGCGCATCAGCGGATAGAGGATGCCCACCTGCATCCAGCGGGTAAACAGTTCCGCCGTCGCGTTCTCGGCAAAGCCGCCGATGTCGGCCCCCACGAAGGCTACCCCCGACAGGCCCATGTTGAGGAGCATCGGCAGCGACATCTCCAGATGCTCCCACTGCGACTGGTTGTCCCCCATCCAGACTGCGGCGTGGCGCTGCACCCCGGCGAAGCCCGCCCGGGTGAGCACAAAAGAACGCTCGGCAGGCCGCAGGCGCGCCATCGCCTCGCGGCAGGCGCGCACCATCATCTGTCCGTAGAGGTTGTGGGTCTCGGCGTGGGTGGTGCGCTCGGCGAGATCGCCCTGGGGCGCATCGAGGGGAAAGCTGATTTTGTTGCCGCTGTCGCCGAAGGGGCGATCGTCGATGGCCGGTTCGTTCATATCGTTCCAGATGCCGGCGACGCCCATTTCGGTGAGCTGTTTGTGCCAACTGCCCCACCACGCGCGCACCTCGGCGCGCATAAAATCCGGAAAGACGGCCTTGTCGGGCCAGACGTACCCGTGAAAGAGCCGTCCGTCCGCCTGGCGCACGAAATAGTCTTTTTGCAGGCCCTCCT harbors:
- the dxs gene encoding 1-deoxy-D-xylulose-5-phosphate synthase, whose product is MNLSDLSHPNQLRDLSVSQLGRLAQQIRDKHLQTVAATGGHLGPGLGVVELTLALYKTLDLDRDRVVWDVGHQAYPHKMLTGRYANFHTLRQKDGLAGYLKRAESPFDCWGAGHASTSISAALGMALARDFQGLNRKVVAIIGDGALTGGMALEALNHAGHLSKTNLMVILNDNEMSISENVGGLSLYLNRLRTDPALRQIRSNLETQLRNIPLVGPTFSPEFERFKDTVKYMTMTRSKAGVIFEELGFTYLGPIDGHNLGDLIETFEFAHSLPGPVFLHAITVKGKGYEVAEQNQIKYHAQSAFDLATGKAKPASKPTPPAYTSVFAQTLVKLAEQNEKIVGITAAMPTGTGLDKFKERFADRYFDVGIAEQHAVTMAAGLAADGMRPVAAIYSTFLQRAFDQIIHDVAIQDLPVFFCLDRAGVVGEDGPTHHGVFDLAYLRQIPGLVVMAPKDEAELQRMMVTGIQYTKGPIAVRYPRGSGSGAPLMAEGWDPVPIGKAEVLRSGDDLLIVAIGTMVHPSLQAAALLSEHGIDATVVNARFAKPLDTELLLPLARRIGRVVTVEEGCRMGGFGSAVLEALMDGGIAVPTLRIGIDDKFVTHAGRSQLLDLLGLTPSGIAKTIRESLSTEPVSAPRA
- the mtnA gene encoding S-methyl-5-thioribose-1-phosphate isomerase, translated to MTFSAVQSEIRPVQWNGHTCVLIDQTVLPGIYRTIEIRTSDQMATAIRTMIVRGAPAIGVAAAFGMVLGWQEAPQGDPITHLERVAATLRATRPTAVNLFWAIDRMLTVARRDPSFARLEREATAILEGDIATCRAIGEHGLLALPAAPERLRLLTHCNAGALATAGYGTALGVVRSAHRADRLERVYADETRPRLQGARLTAWELVHERIPVTVLADTMAAHVIGRGLVDAVVVGADRIAANGDTANKIGTCGVAIIARHYGVPFFVAAPWSTVDLNLSSGEQIPIEQRDSEEMRAIEGVALCPQGVEFYNPAFDVTPASLVTGIIVESGVYAPGELAAAGQVRLGR
- a CDS encoding DUF4126 domain-containing protein, which gives rise to MPGATSLVRDASSVETGGLANPVQSTVELLGSVLMSALAIFVPVLAALVAAIVVFVLMGRRRRFTTAAWGY
- a CDS encoding AbrB family transcriptional regulator; this translates as MAPLQGRDLLKLIKENQGKSAKQLAELAGYTTTTKSGQKRVKMLAFQSAILQANNISLIPRHEEGEGVRGGRKASYRIQVQQNGNLLIGTAYTRQMGLEPGTEFEIQIGRKHIKLVQLDSPDSPQTNED
- a CDS encoding glycoside hydrolase family 31 protein, giving the protein MPQYFGKLPTNGAPWSVLANVCDLERDGRGITVDCGGPKLRVGVLAPNLVRVRLTPTGAFFPQRSWAASKEDSAWPETEFSMHQRAGSIEIATEHLRVVVESEPCRIACYDRQERPFACDSAPAMGWHTGAVAAWKAIEAGEHFYGFGERTGLLDKLSQRKTNWTSDALDYGSLTDAMYQAIPFYIALRPGLAYGVYFNTTFHSHFDLGGDEPGRLRLETQGPELDYYLIYGPTPAEVLATYTELTGKMELPPIWALGYHQCRWSYGSEAEVRELAYEFRSRRIPCDVIHLDIDYMRGYRVFTWSPKRFADPSGLIADLADQGFRTVAIVDPGVKYELDAGYAVFEEGLQKDYFVRQADGRLFHGYVWPDKAVFPDFMRAEVRAWWGSWHKQLTEMGVAGIWNDMNEPAIDDRPFGDSGNKISFPLDAPQGDLAERTTHAETHNLYGQMMVRACREAMARLRPAERSFVLTRAGFAGVQRHAAVWMGDNQSQWEHLEMSLPMLLNMGLSGVAFVGADIGGFAENATAELFTRWMQVGILYPLMRAHSALGTARHEPWVFGERVENICREYIELRYRLLPYLYSLFWRASTAGEPVLRPLLYHYPDDERTYHLHDQVMLGPALMAAPVLRPGVDCRAVYLPGGTWYDWWSGKGHTGPGWILAPASLERLPLFVRAGAAIPMAPVRQHTGDWPPTGLIWRVFPGHGTGTLYEDDGHSFAYRKHQWTLTTVRVEGTRVTFDERHGDHPRPDRDVQVELVGRGTQSFHDDGSARQLQFDP